From a single Rhodopirellula islandica genomic region:
- a CDS encoding GNAT family N-acetyltransferase produces the protein MNGLLIRDLTIEDSAAVVELNEAVVALTSPMDAERFATLHALSSLKLAAEIDGRLAGFLLAIPAGAAYDNGNFQWFSERHDHFVYIDRVVVSNEFRGLGIGRVLYSRAFDEAKRLGALNICAEIDFEPANQPSLRFHESAHFVAIGTRLLDSGKTVSMQIRSLTD, from the coding sequence ATGAACGGTCTTCTGATTCGCGATTTGACCATCGAGGACTCTGCCGCGGTCGTCGAGTTGAACGAGGCTGTTGTTGCACTCACTAGCCCCATGGATGCGGAACGATTTGCAACGCTGCACGCCCTCAGCAGCCTGAAACTCGCGGCGGAAATCGATGGTCGGCTGGCCGGATTCCTGCTCGCGATACCTGCCGGCGCGGCATACGACAACGGCAACTTTCAATGGTTCTCAGAACGCCACGATCACTTTGTCTACATCGATCGGGTCGTGGTCTCGAATGAGTTCCGAGGCCTTGGCATCGGCCGCGTGCTGTATTCACGAGCGTTCGACGAGGCCAAACGTCTGGGTGCGTTGAATATCTGTGCGGAAATCGATTTCGAACCAGCCAATCAACCATCCCTCCGTTTCCACGAATCGGCTCATTTCGTCGCGATCGGGACTCGCCTGCTGGACAGTGGAAAAACAGTCTCGATGCAAATTCGATCGCTCACTGACTGA